The following proteins are encoded in a genomic region of Nicotiana sylvestris chromosome 4, ASM39365v2, whole genome shotgun sequence:
- the LOC104227200 gene encoding transcription termination factor MTERF4, chloroplastic, with protein sequence MKIISYNRIINPSFLLINHELPPNTFLRPRLISASATSISSFNEKKKDLIMRLPCCFAMRAALSSSSLDSSSVKTDTYSGSRKEKRSSFYTHPSLLEMRNEKAANRERVYEFLRGIGIVPDELDGLELPVTVEVMRERVDFLHKLGLTIEDINNYPLILGCSVKKNMIPVLDYLGKLGVRKSTLTDFLRRYPQVLHASVVVDLAPVVKYLQGMDIKPNDIPRVVEKYPEVLGFKLEGTMSTSVAYLVGIGVARREIGGVLTRYPEILGMRVGRVIKPFVEYLEILGIPRLAVARLIEKHPHILGFGLKERVKPNVTSLLQFNVRETALPSVIAQYPEILGMDLKAKLPIQQEFLSSVIESTPEDFGRVVEKMPQIISLSKAPVVKHVDFLKGCGFSSEQVREMVVGCPQVLALNLDIMKQSFEYFKTTMARPLEELVAFPAFFTYGLESTIKPRHKRIAEKGLKCSLAWLLNCTDEKFNQRMSYDFIDMEEMEAGESSFDMNTLLEPRNDESASDYDDDYSEDDNL encoded by the coding sequence ATGAAGATCATTAGTTATAATCGCATCATTAATCCCAGTTTTTTGCTCATAAATCACGAGTTGCCCCCCAACACTTTCCTTCGACCCCGGTTAATATCTGCTTCAGCTACAAGTATTTCGAGTTTCAATGAGAAGAAAAAGGACCTGATAATGAGATTACCCTGTTGCTTTGCTATGAGAGCTGCTCTTTCATCAAGCTCTTTGGATTCATCTTCAGTTAAGACGGACACTTACAGTGGCAGTAGGAAAGAAAAGCGATCATCTTTCTACACTCATCCTAGTTTATTAGAGATGAGGAATGAGAAGGCAGCCAACCGTGAACGTGTTTATGAATTCTTGAGGGGCATTGGCATTGTACCTGACGAGCTCGATGGATTAGAACTTCCTGTGACTGTGGAAGTCATGAGAGAACGGGTGGACTTTCTTCACAAATTGGGACTCACAATTGAAGATATTAATAACTATCCCCTAATTCTGGGATGCAGTGTGAAGAAAAACATGATCCCTGTGCTTGATTATCTGGGCAAATTGGGTGTTAGAAAATCCACTTTGACAGACTTCTTGCGGCGTTACCCACAAGTTCTCCATGCAAGTGTGGTGGTAGACCTTGCTCCGGTTGTGAAATATCTTCAAGGCATGGATATTAAACCAAATGATATCCCTCGAGTCGTGGAGAAGTATCCTGAAGTATTGGGATTCAAGCTTGAGGGCACAATGAGTACATCAGTAGCTTATTTGGTAGGAATTGGGGTGGCAAGAAGAGAAATTGGTGGGGTTTTGACTAGATATCCTGAGATATTAGGGATGCGGGTAGGTCGGGTAATTAAACCATTCGTAGAATATCTAGAAATCTTGGGAATTCCGCGGCTAGCTGTGGCTAGATTGATCGAAAAGCATCCACACATTCTTGGATTTGGACTGAAAGAAAGGGTGAAACCGAATGTAACATCTCTTTTACAGTTTAACGTGAGGGAAACTGCTCTTCCTTCAGTAATTGCACAATACCCCGAGATCTTAGGAATGGACCTAAAGGCAAAACTTCCAATTCAACAAGAATTTCTTAGTTCAGTAATCGAATCAACTCCTGAAGATTTTGGGAGAGTTGTGGAAAAGATGCCGCAGATCATCAGCCTCAGTAAAGCACCTGTAGTGAAGCATGTTGATTTCCTCAAGGGATGTGGATTTTCCTCGGAACAAGTGCGAGAAATGGTTGTGGGATGTCCCCAGGTGCTTGCTCTAAATCTAGACATTATGAAGCAGAGTTTCGAGTATTTCAAAACTACAATGGCAAGACCGTTAGAAGAATTGGTCGCTTTCCCAGCTTTCTTCACTTATGGTTTGGAGTCCACAATAAAACCAAGACATAAAAGGATAGCAGAAAAAGGCTTAAAGTGTTCCCTTGCATGGCTTCTTAACTGTACCGATGAGAAATTTAATCAGCGGATGAGTTATGACTTTATTGACATGGAAGAAATGGAAGCCGGTGAATCATCTTTTGACATGAACACTCTACTGGAGCCCAGAAATGATGAATCAGCCTCTGATTACGACGATGATTACAGTGAAGACGATAATCTATAG